The DNA window CGAGGGCGATCCCCCGTACCTCTCCGACCTGCGGGTCCTCCTGGTCGCCGATGTGCTGCTGCGTACGGCCGGGCTCAGCGGCCGGCAGACCCTGGTGGGCCTGGGCCTGCCCGGCGACCTGCCCCCGGACCGGGTGAAGGCGCTGACCCGGGACGCCGAACTGCTGGGCACCCACCCGGCCGCCGCCGTCGCCCCCTCCCCCGACCTCGCCGCCGCCCTGGGCGGCCCCACCGACATCCACATCTCCACCACCCCCAACCCCACCGACGCCGAAACCGACACCCCTCACATCGACGTCGGCCCAGCCCAGGGCCCCGCAGCCCTCCCCGCCGACCCCCTCGCCCTGCGCCTGGCCCTGCTCGACCTCGCCCCCGCCGAACCGGCCGACCTCACCCCGGACACCCTGGCCGACGCCGCCCGCACCCTCGCCCACTGGCGCCGCCGGGTGGCCGACTGGGCCCGCGAACCGTCCCACGCCGCGCATGCCGAGAGCGTCCGCACCGCCCGCGCCCGCTACGCCGCCGGCCTGGACACCCCCGCCGTCCTGGACCTGCTGCGCCGACTCGACCAGACCGACGAGGCCGACGCGGTGCCCGCCGGCTCCAAGTTCGAGACCTTCGTCCACCTGGACCGGGTCCTCGGCCTGGAACTGGCCCGCGACATCGGCTACTGAGCCGCGTACGGAACCGCGCGCCCCTCAGCCCATCGCCCGCCCGGCCGCGATGCGCTGCCGGGCCGCCTCGTAGAGCACCGCCGTCGCCGCATTGGCCGCGTTGAGCGAGCTGGCCGAACCGGTCATGGGGATGCTCACGGTGTGGTCGCACAACTCGCGCCACGCCGCGCTCAGCCCGGAGGTCTCATTGCCGACGAGCAGCAGCACGGGGCGGGTCAGGTCGAAGTCGAAGACGTCCGCCTCGCCGTGCTCGTCCATGCCGACCACCGCCACCGGGTGCCCCTGGGCGCGCTTGCCGTCCAGCCAGGCGACGACCTCCCGCTGCGAGGGCACCCGGACCGTCGGCAGCGCGAAGAGCGACCCCGTACCCGCCCGGACGCACTTGGGGTCGTACACATCGGCGGCGTGCCCGGTGACGATCAGCCCGTCGGCCCCGAAGGCGTCGGCCGAGCGGATGATCGAGCCGAGGTTCC is part of the Peterkaempfera bronchialis genome and encodes:
- a CDS encoding TrmH family RNA methyltransferase; the encoded protein is MAAVQRITTRNARFQQWQSLLTNRNKRQRAGEFLVQGVRPITLAVEHGWPLRAVLYDSGRVLSRWARDLLGSTRAECIAMAPELLAELGEKEQAAPEVVAVVEMPEDDLDRITVDHGFLGVLFDRPTSPGNLGSIIRSADAFGADGLIVTGHAADVYDPKCVRAGTGSLFALPTVRVPSQREVVAWLDGKRAQGHPVAVVGMDEHGEADVFDFDLTRPVLLLVGNETSGLSAAWRELCDHTVSIPMTGSASSLNAANAATAVLYEAARQRIAAGRAMG